In one Penaeus chinensis breed Huanghai No. 1 chromosome 33, ASM1920278v2, whole genome shotgun sequence genomic region, the following are encoded:
- the LOC125043350 gene encoding uncharacterized protein LOC125043350 yields the protein MEGRPGVSATLPRNRGATLPGYRVGPVRYDVRLAPQDGPGALLPTRRCSEGDLVTTARKNCVLEDGAAVDGVRDTQRHPALRPLVNNGPTTHSLRPSGISGATSQEAIASPLPQKEAHSLISHKLPVPVVSPLLPPVSPRPPAGRRSFNALPRPWVSPAPQAEQNAASESPDNRGSDSSGVGGRWRLAPTDGVSVHTKSGSDTSPLKLSSNPPEANKSASLWGGARPAPPINSPVDATTFKSEATILVTQCDGTQAARRPSQGSRSPICWRRGVGNLSLLKTAPSNEGEGMGAQRTAAPGAAAGGAVVVEEVRADGLPPPAAKYTCCVAGRSPRQLVPRHATMFSYPGPPRPAIPEEPASAHLTSDQRSAQPPTPLTHAHGRTVQCEVFSGGGGGSVATGGSGHGDRVAPPEPVTPQDNCGAAPSSFRDRTSRRLVRPRPEIPDHLYRRWAALLPSDAGINYKHKPQQEGVEGHGGVGPSGGPVAGPTDEGARTLTLPDLSPASGGPPESPDYSVDFSSSSAARFRLGNSTGVLGGGRKEGGRGPPPPRPPRSRQDHLESLRKCTERLKTPSPDKKVRADSAPPPDTSSAGKGPESVPPRAKTKTRSVVTRHPSLGKSPSLPPQLPSAKDGGDSKPSSPPTAKDQKDVCPQGGAREDEDVFKEDIAKLPPRPRPEPRLGISPRVIPFRSASVSQVDVSSDGPFSSRSSKSPTAIRLYPICTNYYFSNTLPRRKPVVADKEEGRTQDGPELHPPLAAAVSISDMTNVGAKTGSSQPEKLENKSKSESELSAAGLRAGEGGSPKVDILVKDLRGNNNARGKKADFKEEPDEEGKRDKPKHLNVNEIELKRDQKGENDSKQMASENTKLEMPSHSDEAQGVNKADLKKNTTESDAKTVQNVIENDFKSDITKVNNEQNLFDGGKNTSACVVDHKDFNVGDIANSKISIEISSETPQKVDINSKSSENVDKERALGNDTQRGSEGDPGAQGLVTAAASLPCHGDVAETKGSGEGGDSVNNVAGIRTSVGEIPSLQGDADGPSTSKKASTTEAPRVSEEGAAIEGSSSVGDVTSPEFVLESGIEGHNDEVSVADRGDVSVLGKDGECEVSGAPPGGEPPNSGGLVPPEDTLKSVHDPQEHKEISDVDPSALSNKISLVHNECPPPKSDIRLAEIPSEDPSTAPRVAAASVGEGKAPHAEGSGSQCTDRRQIECQVLQKEPRLSQCLVIKTGAREGEGDPLGVQGATSECRVMRSRPRLPREDSDGDSGEREPSRATYVTQVSDEGIFEEEIKSQEPRDSSDSSSQDSVGVSQERCEEAVEAAAASATEAPVRTGSRRRRKLTEEGSERSLTFPPPRKGSQADSIGYSSVESNGLRSLATSGGYGERGSSEEQRSSVSLADSFQSEASQPRDTHQLLIISETRPIDRAERKKKHHSDPSCERRGSTDALLYLSDPHLGNTTSEGEATRTSSKGVVSQASTDSEGRDERGEQPIVGVPRLTPQVMFSGHESDGSDYPPCRTPARNASPIPYLQDSDSGDRSAPRSPLGPRRYSKRPLRGPYGEMLEAEMSKSKSSSTYLTEDSYLRLRDAKSCSPRPPSPASPAVMAEGTGRPSLIIPTTRSFDDSAISINYSNTSDRPLRRKISEETDPGATSPVGGTAWESDGEGTLSPPLSIGPIHQRTASSPSKLFSEGGFTSEEEQELVDYYSAATRLLAQQNQHQRSQQHRQQQQQQLQPELTQQEHLGSELASEARHPGTHEHRHTPDHRHSHKRHRVSIVLSWSSSSLLLLMPGYEFCTPHTHTTDAGCNTLCLLAHCTLTILSSHLRHSHL from the coding sequence ATGGAGGGCCGCCCGGGAGTCTCAGCCACTCTTCCGCGCAACAGGGGCGCAACTCTGCCAGGGTATCGCGTAGGACCCGTTCGCTATGATGTTCGCCTGGCGCCCCAAGACGGTCCTGGGGCACTGCTCCCCACCCGGAGGTGTTCTGAGGGAGACCTTGTAACAACAGCGCGAAAGAACTGCGTGCTGGAAGACGGAGCTGCTGTCGACGGTGTTCGGGACACGCAGAGACATCCGGCCCTTCGACCGCTAGTTAACAACGGGCCGACCACCCATTCTTTACGCCCTTCTGGGATTTCAGGGGCGACTTCTCAGGAGGCCATTGCATCGCCTCTTCCCCAGAAGGAAGCCCATTCGTTGATCAGCCACAAGCTTCCTGTCCCTGTcgtctcgcccctcctcccccccgtgtCCCCACGCCCCCCCGCCGGCAGGCGAAGCTTCAACGCCTTGCCTCGCCCGTGGGTGTCGCCTGCGCCCCAAGCAGAGCAAAACGCTGCCAGTGAGAGCCCGGACAATAGAGGGAGTGACAGTAGCGGTGTAGGCGGCAGGTGGCGTTTGGCGCCAACAGATGGCGTAAGCGTTCACACCAAGAGCGGCTCCGACACAAGCCCGCTAAAATTATCATCAAACCCTCCCGAGGCGAACAAGTCAGCTTCCCTGTGGGGTGGTGCGCGTCCAGCGCCGCCCATAAACTCTCCCGTCGACGCCACAACTTTCAAAAGCGAGGCCACCATTCTAGTGACGCAGTGTGACGGCACCCAGGCCGCTCGACGACCCTCGCAGGGCAGTCGCTCTCCGATATGTTGGCGTCGGGGCGTCGGCAATCTCAGCCTGTTGAAGACCGCCCCCAGTAATGAGGGCGAGGGTATGGGGGCGCAGCGGACAGCGGCGCCGGGTGCTGCTGCAGGAGGTGCGGTCGTAGTGGAGGAAGTGAGGGCGGACGGGCTGCCTCCCCCCGCCGCTAAATATACGTGTTGTGTGGCGGGCCGCTCCCCCCGGCAGCTGGTGCCCCGCCACGCCACTATGTTTAGCTACCCGGGCCCGCCGCGCCCTGCCATCCCGGAGGAACCCGCCAGTGCGCACCTTACCAGTGACCAGCGCAGTGCTCAGCCGCCCACACCGCTCACTCACGCCCATGGCAGAACAGTGCAGTGTGAAGTGTTTTCCGGCGGAGGGGGCGGAAGTGTAGCGACGGGGGGCAGCGGTCATGGGGACCGTGTGGCCCCCCCGGAGCCAGTGACCCCCCAGGACAATTGTGGCGCAGCCCCCAGCAGCTTCAGAGATAGGACAAGCCGCAGGCTGGTACGGCCTAGACCAGAAATACCAGATCATTTATACCGACGGTGGGCGGCGCTGCTACCAAGTGATGCTGGCATAAACTACAAGCATAAACCACAGCAGGAAGGTGTCGAGGGTCACGGTGGCGTGGGGCCCTCCGGGGGGCCCGTGGCGGGGCCTACAGATGAGGGAGCCCGGACGCTGACGTTACCTGACCTTAGTCCTGCATCAGGAGGGCCACCTGAGTCTCCCGACTACTCGGTAGACTTTTCCTCCAGTAGCGCTGCCCGGTTCCGACTGGGCAACTCTACCGGCGTTCTGgggggcggaaggaaggaaggggggcgtGGCCCCCCACCACCACGCCCGCCCCGATCTCGACAGGATCATTTGGAGAGTCTTAGGAAATGTACGGAGCGCCTTAAAACCCCTTCGCCCGATAAAAAGGTCCGAGCCGACTCTGCCCCTCCTCCGGACACAAGCTCGGCGGGCAAGGGGCCCGAGAGCGTCCCTCCGCGGGCGAAGACGAAGACTCGCTCCGTCGTGACTCGCCATCCATCCCTGGGGAAGAGCCCCAGTCTGCCCCCTCAGCTCCCATCCGCGAAGGATGGAGGGGACAGCAAGCCTTCGTCGCCGCCCACCGCGAAGGACCAGAAGGATGTGTGTCCTCAGGGTGGCGCTCGTGAGGATGAGGATGTCTTTAAGGAGGACATCGCAAAACTTCCTCCGCGACCGCGGCCCGAACCTCGACTGGGTATCTCTCCCCGAGTGATCCCCTTCAGGTCAGCCTCGGTGTCGCAGGTGGACGTGTCCTCCGATGGCCCTTTCTCCTCGCGCAGCAGCAAGTCTCCGACTGCCATCCGCCTCTACCCCATCTGTACGAATTACTATTTCTCGAACACCCTGCCGCGTCGCAAGCCCGTCGTGGCTGACAAGGAGGAGGGCAGGACCCAGGATGGCCCTGAGCTCCACCCGCCGCTCGCAGCCGCGGTATCCATCAGTGACATGACCAACGTTGGTGCCAAGACGGGCTCCTCGCAGCCAGAGAAGCTCGAGAACAAGTCCAAGTCCGAGAGCGAGTTGTCGGCGGCGGGTCTGAGGGCCGGCGAGGGCGGGAGTCCCAAGGTCGATATCCTGGTGAAGGACCTTCGGGGCAACAACAACGCCCGGGGCAAGAAGGCCGACTTCAAGGAAGAACCagacgaggaagggaaaagggataagcCAAAGCatttaaatgtaaatgaaattGAATTAAAACGTGatcagaaaggagaaaatgactCGAAGCAGATGGCAAGTGAAAATACTAAGCTTGAGATGCCTTCGCACAGTGACGAGGCTCAGGGTGTAAATAAAGCAGATTTAAAAAAGAATACAACTGAAAGTGATGCGAAAACAGTGCAAAACGTTATTGAAAACGATTTTAAATCTGATATAACAAAAGTTAATAACGAGCAAAATCTTTTCGATGGTGGGAAAAATACCAGTGCTTGTGTTGTTGATCATAAAGATTTTAACGTAGGTGATATAGCTAATTCAAAAATATCTATAGAAATTTCAAGTGAAACACCCCAAAAGGTAGATATAAATTCAAAATCGAGTGAGAacgtagacaaagagagagcgttGGGGAACGACACACAAAGAGGGTCGGAAGGAGACCCGGGGGCGCAGGGGCTGGTCACAGCGGCGGCCAGTCTCCCGTGCCATGGCGACGTGGCCGAAACAAAAGGAAGCGGCGAAGGGGGTGATAGTGTGAATAACGTGGCCGGCATAAGAACTTCGGTCGGGGAAATACCGTCTTTACAAGGTGACGCGGACGGACCTTCGACTTCGAAAAAAGCCTCGACGACCGAAGCGCCACGGGTGTCTGAGGAAGGCGCAGCCATAGAAGGAAGCAGCAGCGTGGGCGACGTCACTTCTCCCGAATTCGTTCTGGAAAGTGGCATTGAAGGGCACAATGACGAGGTAAGTGTTGCAGATCGAGGTGATGTGTCAGTGTTGGGGAAAGATGGGGAGTGTGAAGTAAGTGGGGCTCCCCCGGGAGGGGAACCGCCCAACTCTGGAGGACTGGTTCCTCCAGAGGATACTCTCAAGTCTGTGCATGACCCTCAAGAACATAAAGAAATTTCTGATGTTGATCCTAGTGCTCTTAGTAATAAAATATCTTTAGTTCATAATGAGTGTCCACCCCCTAAAAGTGACATTAGACTAGCAGAAATTCCTTCAGAAGATCCAAGCACAGCGCCCAGAGTGGCTGCGGCGTCCGTAGGGGAGGGTAAGGCTCCCCACGCGGAGGGGAGTGGAAGCCAGTGTACAGACCGCAGGCAGATCGAGTGCCAGGTGTTGCAGAAGGAGCCGAGACTGTCTCAGTGTTTAGTCATTAAGACTGGAGctcgagaaggggaaggggatcctCTAGGGGTCCAGGGCGCGACCTCCGAGTGCCGGGTTATGAGGTCTCGACCTCGCCTGCCGAGAGAGGATTCCGATGGGGATAGCGGGGAGCGCGAACCTTCTCGAGCTACGTACGTTACTCAGGTCAGCGATGAAGGCATTTTTGAGGAAGAAATTAAGAGTCAAGAACCCCGGGACTCGTCTGACTCCTCGTCACAGGACAGCGTGGGTGTGTCTCAGGAACGTTGCGAGGAGGCCGTCGAGGCAGCTGCGGCGTCTGCCACAGAAGCTCCTGTTCGGACGGGGTCGCGGCGACGGAGGAAATTAACCGAAGAAGGCAGCGAACGGTCCCTCACCTTCCCACCGCCTAGGAAAGGGTCTCAGGCTGACTCTATAGGATACTCGTCTGTGGAGAGCAACGGCCTCCGGAGCTTAGCTACGTCAGGTGGCTATGGAGAGCGAGGTAGTAGTGAGGAGCAGCGCAGCTCCGTTTCTCTCGCCGACAGCTTTCAGAGCGAAGCCAGCCAGCCTCGAGACACGCACCAGCTACTTATCATCTCGGAGACTCGACCGATCGACCGCGCAGAGCGTAAGAAGAAGCACCATAGCGACCCAAGTTGCGAGAGGCGTGGCAGCACAGACGCCCTGCTGTACCTTAGCGACCCTCATCTCGGGAATACGACCTCAGAAGGGGAGGCCACGAGGACCTCCAGCAAGGGCGTCGTGTCCCAGGCGTCCACGGACTCCGAGGGACGGGATGAGCGAGGGGAGCAGCCCATCGTGGGCGTGCCGAGACTTACGCCGCAGGTAATGTTCAGCGGACACGAGAGTGACGGTTCTGACTACCCACCGTGTCGCACGCCCGCCAGGAACGCTTCACCGATTCCGTACCTTCAGGATAGCGATTCCGGGGACCGCAGCGCCCCCAGGAGTCCGCTCGGCCCTCGACGATACTCCAAGAGGCCACTCCGCGGACCCTACGGCGAGATGCTGGAGGCCGAGATGAGCAAGTCGAAATCCTCCTCGACGTACCTGACCGAAGACTCCTATTTACGTCTTCGGGATGCGAAGAGCTGCtcgcctcgccctccttcccccgcgTCTCCCGCGGTGATGGCGGAGGGAACCGGCCGCCCGTCactcatcatccccaccacccgCTCCTTCGACGACTCTGCCATTAGCATAAACTACTCGAATACCTCAGACAGGCCACTGCGTCGTAAAATTAGCGAGGAGACAGACCCCGGGGCTACCTCCCCAGTGGGCGGCACAGCGTGGGAGAGCGACGGGGAAGGGaccctgtccccccctctctccataggACCTATCCATCAGCGAACTGCTTCGTCCCCGTCTAAACTCTTCAGCGAGGGTGGGTTCACTTCTGAGGAGGAACAAGAGCTTGTGGACTATTATTCGGCTGCGACACGGTTACTGGCACAGCAGAACCAGCACCAGCGATCTCAGCAGCAccggcagcagcagcaacaacagctgcAACCTGAGCTGACACAGCAGGAACATCTCGGGAGTGAGCTAGCGTCTGAGGCGCGACACCCTGGTACTCACGAGCACAGGCACACCCCAGACCACAGGCACTCCCACAAGCGGCACAGGGTGAGTATTGTACTATCTTggtcttcctcctcactcttgcTTCTGATGCCTGGTTATGAGTTCTGTACTCCTCACACTCATACTACTGACGCTGGCTGTAACACACTCTGCCTACTTGCACACTGCACACTTACAATACTTTCCTCTCATCTTCGACACTCACATTTGTGA